In Pristiophorus japonicus isolate sPriJap1 chromosome 3, sPriJap1.hap1, whole genome shotgun sequence, the sequence tccttcttactagaccctctgatcccttttatatccggaaggttgtttgtgtcctccttagtgaataccaaaccaaagtacttgttcaattggtctgccatttctttgttccccattatgactttccctgattctgactgcagaggacctacatttatctttactaacctttttctctttacatatctatagaagcttttccagtccattttaatgttccctgcaagcttcctctcgtactctattttccctgccctaatcaaaccctttgtcctcctctgctgagttctaaatttctcccagtccccgggttcgctgctatttctggccaatttgtatgccacttccttggctttaatactatccctgatttcccttgatagccacggttgagccaccttcccttttttatttttacgccagacaggaatgtacaattgttgtagttcatccatgcggtctctaaatgtctgccattgcccatccacagtcaaccccttaagtatcattcgccaatctatccaagccaattcacgcctcataccttcaaagttacccttctttaagttctggaccatggtctctgaattaactgtttcattctccatcccaatgcagaattccaccatattatggtcactcttccccaaggggcctcgcacaatgagattgctaattaatcctctctcattacacaacacccagtctaagatggcctcccccctagttggttcctcgatatattggtctagaaaaccatcccttatgcactccaggaaatcctcctccaccgtattgcttccagtttggttagcccaatctatgtgcatattaaagtcatccattataactgctgcacctttattgcatgcacccctaatttcctgtttgatgccctccccaacatcattactactgtttggaggtctgcacacaactcccactaacgttttttgccctttggtgttctgcagctctacccatatagattccacatcatccaagctaatgtccttcctaactattgcattaatctcctctttaaccagcaatgctaccccacctccttttccttttgttctatccttcctgaatgttgaatacccctggatgttgagtacccagccctgatcatcctggagccacgtctctgtaatcccaatcacatcatatttgttaacatctatttgcacagttaattcatccacctttttatggatactccttgcattaagacacaaagccttcaggtttgttttttaacaccctttgtccttttagaattttgttgtacaatggccctttttgttctttgccttaggtttctctgccctccacttttcctcatctcctttctgtcttttgcttttgtctcctttttgtttccctctgtctccctgcattggttcccatccccctgccatattagtttaactcctcccaaacagcactagcaaacactccccctaggacattggttccggtcctgcccaggtgcagaccgtccggtttgtactggtcccacctcccccagaaccggttccaatgccccaggaatttgaatccctccctgctgcaccactgctcaagccacgtattcatctgcgctatcctgcgattcctactctgactagcacgtggcactggtagcaatcccgagattactacttttgaggtcctactttttaatttagctcatagctccttaaattcgtttcatcagacaggaggggattggtgtcagtgactgtggggttgggttatatcagacaggaggggattggtgtcagtgaccgtggggtgggtttatatcagacaggaggggattggtgtcagtgactgtggggtgggtttatatcagacaggaggggattggtgtcagtgattgtggggtggatttatatcagacaggaggagattggtgtcagtgactgtgaggtgggtttatatcagacaggaggagattggtgtcagtgactgtggggtgggtttatatcagacaggaggagattggtgtcagtgactgtggggtgggtttatatcagacaggaggggattggtgtcagtgactgtgggtgggtttatatcagacaggaggagattggtgtcagtgactgtggggttgggttATATCAGACTAGATGAAGTAGTCAAAGTTGAAGTGATATTATTTTTATATCTAATGATATTCATATACAGGTATTTAGAAAAAGGAGAGAGAACATGAGCAGTAAACCACGGACCAGCTAACTTAACGTCAGTGGCAGGAAAGATAATGGTATCTATACTCAAAGATGCAACAGAAAACATCTCGGAATTGAAAATATAATGCAGAGCagacagcatggatttcaaaagggaaggtcgtgcttgacgaatctgactgaattctttgaagaagggaTAGAAAGTGTAGACAGGGTAATGCAGTTGATTCGCTATGGTACGTTACATTCTCGATGATCTTGCCAGTTTGATTAGCCCGTCACTTCTGATGAAGTGATTCCCATCCCCCCTGATTCTCCTGGGCCTTCAGGTTACCCAGCTCTTTTGCTGAGGGTTGGTAGACAATCTGCCCCAGGACCTTTGACAGCgttgctctggaactcactgccaggaggtgcaaggtcagtctaAGGGTTGGAAAAGTTGCTCAAATTGAGAAAATATGTGCTATCCTCGGTTTTGCAAATGGAAGTCTAGAGTACAAAACACAAGATATAATGTTAAAATGAGAAGCTCATTCGAATATTGTGTCCAGGTTTGGGCATCTTTGGAAAGATATCAAAGATCTGGTGGTACCAGACATGAGAGGCTTCACTTATGATGACAGATTCCAGAAACTGGGACTGCTCATCATTCTGGTGCGTGCTCAACATTCTGAGAGTGAAACTGGTTGGTGAGCCAGTAACGGAAGGGCATAAACTTCAGATTATTGTCCAAATGAATGAAGGAAGAGAGCAGAAAATGTGCTTTTCGTTTCACACACTGGATTGTTAGGAtacagaattctctaccgcaaacgaGATGTACAATAGCTTTTAAAAAGGcgagtgggaaaatgttgggaaaAGGAATAATTGGAATAATTGTAAACAATATGGGGAAAGGACTCTTGGAGAGTCTGCACAGGCATAATGAGCCAAATGACCTCTTCCTGTGCTGATAACATCCATGACTGCATACAAAGAGACAGCTTTGCTCAATGATGACCAAGCCAAGACCGAGAACCATGGGGAACCTACAACCCATCCACATTACTCCATGAACCACCAGCTATTCCAGTAACAAGTAAAGAACAAATTGTCTGCATCAAAATTCAGAcaacacagaaaatgctgtaaacacaCAGCAGCTCAGAGAGAGAACACAGGAGTTTATGCAAGTTGACAAAGGGTCCACACCAAATCTTGCCTCTAATTTATATTTTAGGTGCGcgctccctttaactggctgcataacccattcaaatttccgtgcTTGTGCAGTTTCttcaatgtaaaagccggtgagtggcctgtgCGGAACCTCCAGACCGCTGAGCGGCCGTACAGCTTAGCAGggcgacggaccaagagctggaaagtgggattaggctggatagctctttatcggccgcacagacatgatgggccaaatggcctccttctctgttgtaaactgctatgattccatgttaccaatctcctcctgtctgatataaacccaccccacagtcactgacaccaatctcctcctgtctgatataaacccaccccacagtcactgacaccaatcccctcctgtctgatataaacccaccccacagtcactgacaccaatctcctcctgtctgatataaacccaccccacagtcactgacaccaatcccctcctgtctgatataaacccaccccacagtcactgacaccaatcccctcctgtctgatataaacccaccccagtcactgacaccaatctcctcctgtctgatataaacccaccccacagtcactgacaccaatcccctcctgtctgatataaacccagcccacagtcactgacaccaatctcctcctgtctgatataaacccaccccacagtcactgacaccaatcccctcctgtctgatataaacccaccccacagtcactgacaccaatcccctcctgtctgatataaacctaccccacagtcactgacaccaatctcatcctgtctgatataaacccaccccacagtcactgacaccaatctcctcctgtctgatataaacccaccccacagtcactgacaccaatctcctcctgtctgatataaaccaacaattattatcataggcagtcccttggagtcgaggatgacttgtttccacattaaGAATGAGATCTCAGATGACTGTTAAGTCCagtgcgggagctacagtctctgtcgcaggttggacagacggtggttgaaagtacgttggttgaagtgccggtttgttgaagtgcttgggttgtcgtgcgctccttccgctgtatgtgcttggtctccacttgctccaggtggagagactcgaagtgttcgacgccctcacggattattctcttccactttgagtgatcttgcgccagggattcccaggtgtcggtggggatgttcaacttcttcaaggaggccttgagggtgtccttcaagcgtttcctcttcctcctggggctcgcttgccgaagctctgagtagagcgcttgctttgggagtttcatatcaggcatatggacgatgtggcccgctcatcgtggctgatcgagcgtggtcagtgcttcaatgctgaggatgttggcctgcgtgagaacagatgttggtgtgtctatcctgccaatggatttgcaggatcttccagagGCAGTGTTGAtggaacttctccagtgctttgatgtgcctgctgtacatagtccatgtctgagggcaggtatcactactgctctgtcgaccatgagctttgtgctcgTTTTAAggttctgatcttcaaacactctattcctttggcgaccaaaggctgtgctgacacactgaaggcagtgttacaCCACGTTATCGATATCTGCCTTTGtttacagtaggctcccgaggtatgcaaaatgtccaaggcctcatcatagaaacatagaaaataggtgcaggagtaggccatttggcccttcgagcctgcagcaccattcaataagatcatggctgatcattccctcagtacccctttcctgctttctctccataccccttgatccctttagccgtaagggccatatctaactccctcttgaatatatccaatgagctggcatcaacaactctctgcggtaaggaattccacaagttaacaactctctgagtgaagaagtttctcctcatctcggtcctaaatggccttccccttatccttaggctgtgtcccctggttctggacttccccaacatcgggaacattcttcctgcatctaacctgtccagtctcgttagaattttatatgtttcgatgaaatcccctctcatccttctaaactccagtgaatacaggcccagtcgatccagtctctcctcatatgtcagtccagccatctcgagaatcagtctggtgaaccttcgctgcactccctcaatagcaagaacgtcctttctcagattaggagaccaaaactgtgcacaatattccaggtgaggcctcaccaaggctctatacaactgcagtaagacctccctgctcctatactcaaaacccctaacgATGAAGactagcataccatttgccttcttcaccgcctgctgtacctgcatgccaactttcaatgactgatgaaccatgacacccaggtctcgttgcaactcccctattgctaatctgtcaccattcagataatattctgccttcgtgtttttcccccgaAATggttaacctcacacttatccacattatactgcagctgccatgcccctcacctaacctgtccaagtcagcctgcagcctcttaatgtcctcctcacagctcacaccgttacccagcttagtgtcatccgcaaacttggagatattacactcaattccctcatccaaatcattaatgtatattgtaaatagctggggtcccagcactgagccctgcggcatcccactagtcactgcctgccattctgaaaaagtcccgtttatcccgaatctctgcttcctgtctgccaaccagttctctatccatgtctgtacattacccccaataccatgtgctgatattttgcacaccaatctcttgttgggaccttgtcaaaagctttttgaaagtccaaatacaccacatctactggtgctcccttgtccactctactagttacatcctcaaaaaattccagaagatttgtcaagcatgatttccctttcataaatccatgctgacttggaccgatcctatcactgctttccaaatgcacttctatttcatctttaataattgattccaacattttccccactactgatgtcaggctaactggtgtataattacacgttttctctccctccttttttttataaaagtggttctattagctaccctccagtccattggaactgatccagagtcgatagactgttggaaaatgatcaccaatgcatccactatttctagggccacttccttaagtactctgggatgcagactatcaggccccggggatttatcggccttcaatcccatcaatttcccgaacacaatttcccgcctaataaggatatccttcagttcctccttctcactagaccctcggttccctagtacttccggaaggttatttgtgtcttccttcctgaagacagaaccaaagtatttgttcaacttgtctgccatttctttgttccccattataaattcacctgaatctgacattagtttgtcttcactaatctttttctcttcacatatctatagaagcttttgcagtcagtttttatgttcccggtaagcttcctctcatactctatttcccccctcctaattaaaccctttgtcctcctctgctgaattctgaatttctcccagtcctcaggccaatttatatggctcttccttggctttaacactatccttaatttcccttcttagccacggttgagccaccttcgccgttttatttttactccagacaagaatgtacaattgttgaagttcatccatgtgatccactGCAgatgacctctgcactaccttccttccactgctcttcctgttggtcatccattccctatctgtctgtgtaacctttatctgcggtatgaccaactcactaaacgtgcaattcacagcatcgcgaatgctccagtgagtccacccgcagctccagtgccgcaatgcggtctgtcaggagctgcagcaggatacacttcccacacatgtagtcgttagggacactggaagcatccctgacttcccatatagcacaggaggagcatgacacgtgtccgagctctcctgccatgacttaacctttagcttaatttaatttggcaacaacaatgataaaggttacctactggtaaaggaaaaaaaaaagaaaaactactcaccaatcaccagccaatcacttacccccttggctgtgacgtcacctttcgatttctttctacttctttgtttaccttttgccccagcagctgcaccagctggcctcctcgatctcccgtctcctccgactgctgcccgaactcctggaatctcgggccttttataggcctcctcgatctccccggactcccgtctcctccgactgctgcccgaactcctggactcgggggccttttataggcctcctcgatctccccggactcccgtctcctccgactgctgcccgaactcctggactcacgggccttttataggtctcctcgATCTCCCCGGACTCCCGTCTCCTCAGACTGCCaacatggattttgataattggggaagggttgggaggtgggggtgcagtgctgtgtggtgggggcaggttgatagagcacctttgttttatgggtgtttagtgtaagacctatgCTCTCAGACGCTACGGTGaatgtgttgatgatggtttggtatTCGTCCTCCGAGTGAGCACAGACGCAAGCTTCATCTGTATATTGTAAATCAAGAACAGATGATGGCaccaccttggatctggtctgaagtcgatggaggttgaacagtttcctgtttgttctacagattatctccactccagcgggaagcttactgacagtgcaatgtagcattgcagcaaggaagatcgagaagagcatcggTGCAATGACATAGCCTTGTTTCACCCCGGttcagacatgaattgggtctgtggtggattggtcaccaatccattggtcaggattaccacttgcatgttatcatgaagcaagcagagaatggtgacaaatgtttgaggacagccgaatttgaagaatacactccataatccctcacggttgaatgtcaaaggccttggtcggGTCAAATAAGGttgaaccaaccccacagtcactgacaccaagtggactgggaaaatacattaaagggtaagactgtagaaacgcagtggcaaacatttaaggagatatttcataacttagaaacatagaaacatagaaaataggtgcaggagtaggccattcggcccttctagcctgcaccgccattcaatgagttcatggctgaacattcaacttcagtaccccattcctgctttctcgccataccccttgatccccctagtagtaaggacctcatctaactcctttttgaatatatttagtgaattggcctcaacaactttctgtggaagagaattccacaggttcaccactctctgggtgaagaagttcctccgcatctcggtcctaaatggcttaccccttatccttagactgtgacctctggttctggacttccccaacattgggaacctgtctaaccccgtcagaattttaaatgtttctatgaggtcccctctcattcttctgaactccagtgaatacaagcccagttgatccagtctttcttgataggtcagtcccgccatcccgggaatcagtctggtgaaccttcgctgcactccctcaatagcaagaatgtccttcctcaggttaggagaccaaaactgtacacaatactccaggtgtggcctcaccaatgccctgtacaactgtagcaacacctccctgcccctgtactcaaatccccttgctatgaaggccaacatgccatttgctttcttaaccgcctgctgcacctgcatgccaaccttcaatgactgatgtaccatgacacccaggtctctttgcacctccccttttcctaatctgtcaccattcagataatagtctgtctctctgtttttaccaccaaagtggataacctcacatttatccacattatacttcatctgccatgcatttgcccactcacctaacctatccaagtcgctctgcagcctcacagcatcctcctcgcagctcacactgccacccaacttagtgtcatccgcaaatttggagatactacatttaatcccctcatctaaatcattaatgtacagtgtaaacagctggggccccagcacagaaccttgcggtaccccactagtcactgcctgccattctgaaaagtccccatttactcctactctttgcttcctgtctgacaaccagttctcaatccatgtcagcacactgcccccaatcccatgtgctctaactttgcacatcaatctcttgtgtgggaccttgtcgaacgccttctgaaagtccaaatataccacatcaactggttctcccttatccactctactggaaacatcctcaaaaaattccagaagatttgtcaattctcaggaaagatttattcaagtgagaaataaagatgctaagagaaggatgaaccatccctggcgaacgaaggaagtaaaggatggtatcaaattgaaaaaaaggcatacaatgttgcaaaggacagtggaaggtcagaggattgggaaatttttagaaaccagcaaaggataactaaaaaaaatgatgaaggcagagaagatagcagatgagagcaaactagcaagaaatataaaaacagaagtaAGTGCTTCTACAgagatataaaaaggaaatgagtattttagctaaacattggtcccttagaagatgagactggagaattaataatgggaaacacagaaatggcagagatttgaacaaatattttgtatcggtcttcatggtagaggatacaaaaaacatcccaatagttgataatcaaCGAGCTATTGCAGAGGGGGGGGGAACACTTAAACAGTCACTATCACCAGACATAAAGTAGtaatcaaactaatgggactaaaggtggacaagtccccgggacctgatgacatgcatcccagggtcttaaaagaagcggctgcagagatagtggatgcattggttgtaatctgccaaaattccctgaattctggagaggtcccagcggactggaaaactgcaaatgtcacacccctattcaagtaaggagggagacagagagcaggagactatagaccagttagcctaccatctgtcaatgggaaaatactaGAGTAAGTCATTAacaaagtagtagcaggacataaaGAAAATCAtattacagtcaagcagagtcagcatggttttatgaaagggaaatcatgattgacaactttgctggagttGTTAGGGGATCTAATGTGTAGAGTGGATGAAGGAGAACCGGCTGATGTTGCATATTTGCatgtccagaaagcattcgataaggtgccacacaaaaggttactgcacaagctaagagctcacggggttgggggtaatatatcagcatggatagaggattggctcactgacagaaaacagagtcgggataaatggatcattttcaggttggcaaactgtaactagtggggtgctgtgggATCAGTGCTAAAgcctcaactattaacaatttatattaatgacttggatgaagggaccgagtataatgtagccaactttgctgatgatacaaagataggtgggaaagcaagttgtgaggaggtcgcaaagaatctacaaagggatatagatagactcagtgagtgggcagaaGTCTGGCAGATGAAAAtgaggtaaaatgtcaggttatcttcTTTGGTaggtaaaataaaaaagcaaattatttaaatggggatgattacaaaatgctgtagtagagggatgtgggggttcttgtacatgaaacacaaaatgtcagcatgcaggtacagcaagtaatcaggaaggcaaatggaatgctggcctttattgcaagggggatggagtataaaagtagggaagtcatgctacaactgtacggggcgttggtaagaccacacctggagtacagcgcacagttttggtctggacttgtctccattcccgagccgaggggattgctacaccagatgggaggggcaacatttggggacactgattccccaccaattcccattccccttctttctggtggataatggaggggccattgtgtgtaatgtgcaagtcagtaagaattgtcagcaagctttcTAATTGGAGGTTGTATTCAGTGGAAATTTTCACACACTGTATTGTAGATTttataccaaagatcaatttagaattaaagtaaaagttgataattttattgcaaattaaatttctgttgagagttgctgaattaaggggaaagataacacacagcatttcttaaatggacactgcagccccgagaacacaatcagcaatatatccagaatattaaagtccagcccagttatagggttattaacatcagcagaaacaaactccaactgtcagaatgaacatggttcagtcgggatgtgattaacagcagcaataacagcagattccaacccctgcagtcacttgtgaactcgttggtgtctcagcaggtgggatgacagagtgaatcccttcccacactcagagcaggtgaacggcctctccccagtgtgaacttgctggtgtttcagcaagttggatgaccgagtgaatccctgcccacactgagagcaggtgaatggcttgtccccagtgttaactcgctggtgtttcagcaggtcggatgaacaagtgaatcccttcccacactctgagcaggtgaatggtctctccccagtgtgactgcgtcgatgcatttccagctcagacggtgatctgaatcccttcccacagtcaccacatttccacagtttctccatggtgcgggtattcttgtgactctccaggttggacgatcagttgaagcctggtccacacacaacacgtgtacggtttctccccgctgtgaatggtgcgatgttttttcaggctgtgtaactggttgaagctctttccacaggcagtgcactggaacactcactcgggtctgtgtgtgtctcggtgcttttccagtcacactgatatttgaaatcttttcccacagacagaacagacaaacatttctccttccactttcaaaggatgatgatattcaagtcctgatgaaacgattaactctgtcagatcttgacgtgatgtttgatttgtgtttcctgtctgaaaatctcctcttctaatacactgtaaaaggagataacaaaactcatcactgtcagtacaagacacgaattcaggatagacacatctagtttccatggaacattctttcctctcttgttcttccaaagctgtaaatccccgtcccacacattgtccctcctgctgtgatgaaatccaaacccatcgcatgTCGCTAGACTGTTTCACCTcccctcccagttttcaccaccaattctgactgggttcagaaatacactcactggttcccctccctctcctcccctgaagatgctgatgctggatgggttcagttctacattgactgggttcagttctacattcactggttcccatccctctcctcccctgaaggtgctgactctggccgagttcagttctacactcactggttcccctctgtcCTATCTCTCTCCTCCCTGGAAGATGCTGATTCTGGCTGTGTTCAGATATAGATTctggttcctctccctcccctctgacccttccccttaaggtgctgactgtggctgggatcagttcgacactcactggctccccctcCCTACCTAAGAAGGTGCcaactctggctggattcatttatacactcactagttcccctccctctcccttcccatgaaggtgctgactctggctggattcatttatacactcactagttcccctcccctgaaggtactgactctggctgggttcagttctgcactcactgattcccctccctcccgtccccaaaaggtactgactctggctgggttcagttctacactcactggttcccctccctcccctcccctgaaggtactgactctggctgggttcagttctacactcactgattcccctccctcccatcccctgaaggtactgactctggctgggttcagttctgcactcactgattcccctccctcccgtcccctgaaggtactgactctggctgggttcagttctacactcactgattcccctccctcccgtccccaaaaggt encodes:
- the LOC139260402 gene encoding zinc finger protein 239-like: MEKLWKCGDCGKGFRSPSELEMHRRSHTGERPFTCSECGKGFTCSSDLLKHQRVNTGDKPFTCSQCGQGFTRSSNLLKHQQVHTGERPFTCSECGKGFTLSSHLLRHQRVHK